The proteins below come from a single Periophthalmus magnuspinnatus isolate fPerMag1 chromosome 7, fPerMag1.2.pri, whole genome shotgun sequence genomic window:
- the erbb3b gene encoding receptor tyrosine-protein kinase erbB-3b translates to MMLFCPRVTLAYVTLLSIFTSTTPQSHEVVCPGTQNGLSSTGSQENQYNLIRDRYDGCEIVMGNLEITQIESNWDFSFLKTIREVTGYVLIAMNHFQDIPLGQLRVIRGNNLYERQFALSVLFNYPKDGFNGLRQLGLPNLTEILEGGVQIINNKYLSYGPWIFWQDIIRDNSAPIEIQYNGEKGPCHRSCGGYCWGPNESQCQILTKTVCAPQCNGRCFGTSPRDCCHSECAAGCQGPLDVDCFACRHFNDSGSCVRQCPQNLIYNKQMFQMEPNPNAKYQYGSICVSQCPTHFVVDGSSCVSVCPPDKMEVERGGQRQCELCSGLCPKVCEGTGAEHRQTVDSSNIDSFINCTKIQGSLHFLVTGILGDDFKNIPPLEAKKLEIFQTVREITDILNIQSWPQELDDLSVFSSLTTIQGRSLFKRFSLMVMRIPSLTSLGLRSLREISDGSVYISQNKNLCYHDTVNWTQLFRGNRVRVNNINNNKPRDACVGEGHVCDPLCSDFGCWGPGPDQCLSCRNFSRDGTCVSSCNFHRGVPREFANHNGDCVPCHAECRPQYGKASCTGTGADECEACINFKDGPFCMSSCPAGVNDGQKGLIFKYPNREGLCEACHPNCTQGCSGPGLSYCFENGLAISSGQITGIVLGVPAGLIFCLVVFFLGLLYHRGLAIRRKRAMRRYLESGESFEPLGPGEKGTKVQARILRPSDLRKIKPIGSGVFGTVHKGFWTPEGESVKIPVAIKTIHDCTGRQSFTQITDHMLSMGSLDHPYVIRLLGICPGVSLQLVTPFSSRGSLLEHIRTNKHRLDPQRLLNWSVQIAKGMYYLEEHCMVHRNLATRNILLKSDYQVQISDYGVADLLYPDDKKYVYVDTKTPIKWMALESILFRRYSHQSDVWSYGVTVWEMMSFGAEPYASVPPQDVPGLLEKGERLSQPQICTIDVYMVMVKCWMIDENIRPTFKELVSDFTRMARDPSRYLVIKVSDISVEEIHHRELDRGRLDTDFHEEEEDALEEGLATPPLYHSPSWNHYRSRLNSNRSDISQTGPTGYLPMNAGPIDSIKQLWSQRPRLSSVQTLPERSGVMGHAPEAEVFEESFLASGFRRSRFGSERGITFKTKNQSRKLSTASSPCSFRVWTTEAGEEVDHYGYVLPGSPDQTERVHRSSHPAKKNSKSFMKNLSPLMIRQPQEYEIMGKKASASSCGTRGITAKIDAPLVALGYKMTTLPSPTSIAPLLLEDITSHMETPVISVTNKTVNEDCTGAAAKAEVSVQLNVLYGTTGIEDEQKEAAQQIDRYEYLDIRCSNSLEENEPSLKSRESETSLVESAETEETREELETHVDITANTKADVPTTGEEKEEDYEEMTSRSNGWEQPMYQNLPERDRAVSEELGNSRCSRIGGYIKVCAAMGEPESNTSFDNPDYWHSRLFLKTDALRI, encoded by the exons ATGATGCTTTTCTGTCCACGGGTGACTTTAGCGTACGTGACACTACTCTCCATTTTTACGTCAACTACGCCCCAGTCTCATGAAG tagtgTGTCCTGGGACTCAGAATGGACTTAGCTCCACAGGATCTCAGGAAAATCAGTATAACCTCATCAGAGATCGTTATGATGGCTGTGAGATTGTCATGGGAAACCTGGAAATCACTCAAATCGAAAGCAACTGGGACTTTTCCTTCCTTAAA ACTATTCGTGAAGTAACTGGCTACGTCCTCATTGCTATGAATCATTTTCAAGACATCCCCTTAGGGCAGCTACGGGTGATCAGAGGGAACAACTTGTATGAACGGCAATTTGCCCTTTCTGTCTTATTTAACTACCCAAAAGATGGCTTCAATGGCCTCAGGCAGCTGGGCCTACCAAATCTTACtg AGATCCTAGAAGGAGGTGTTCAGAtcataaataacaaatatttgAGCTATGGTCCATGGATATTCTGGCAAGATATAATTAGAGACAACAGTGCACCAATAGAGATTCAGTACAATGGAGAGAAAG GGCCCTGTCACCGTTCATGTGGAGGCTACTGCTGGGGTCCAAATGAAAGCCAGTGTCAGATAT tGACAAAGACAGTGTGTGCTCCTCAGTGTAACGGGCGCTGTTTTGGGACCAGCCCGCGGGACTgctgccacagcgaatgtgcaGCAGGGTGCCAGGGCCCTCTGGACGTCGACTGTTTT gcTTGTCGCCATTTCAATGATTCTGGGTCCTGTGTACGACAATGTCCTCAGAATCTAATCTATAACAAGCAAATGTTTCAAATGGAACCTAATCCCAATGCCAAATATCAGTATGGCTCCATTTGTGTCTCACAGTGCCCCA CTCATTTTGTGGTGGATGGGAGCTCGTGTGTCAGTGTCTGTCCTCCTGACAAGAtggaggtggagaggggaggCCAGAGGCAGTGTGAGCTCTGCAGTGGACTCTGTCCCAAAG TGTGTGAAGGCACTGGTGCAGAACACAGACAGACTGTGGACTCCAGTAACATTGACAGCTTTATCAACTGCACCAAGATCCAGGGCAGCCTGCATTTCCTCGTCACAGGAATTCTGGG AGACGATTTTAAAAATATCCCACCTCTAGAGGCTAAAAAGCTGGAAATATTCCAAACGGTCAGAGAAATCACTG ATATCCTGAATATTCAGTCCTGGCCACAAGAACTTGATGATTTGTCTGTATTTTCGAGTCTCACAACCATCCAAGGGAGATCCCTCTTCAA ACGTTTTTCCCTGATGGTGATGCGGATCCCCTCCCTCACGTCTCTGGGCCTGCGCTCGCTTAGAGAGATCAGTGATGGTAGTGTGTACATCagtcagaataaaaacctgtgcTATCATGACACTGTGAATTGGACCCAGCTGTTCAGAGGCAATCGAGTGAGAGtcaacaacatcaacaataaCAAACCGCGGGATGCCTGTG TTGGAGAAGGCCATGTATGTGATCCACTGTGTTCAGACTTTGGGTGCTGGGGCCCTGGGCCGGACCAGTGTCTGTCCTGCAGAAACTTTAGTCGAGATGGCACGTGTGTGAGCAGCTGTAACTTCCACAGAGG GGTTCCTAGAGAGTTTGCAAACCATAATGGAGATTGTGTGCCTTGTCATGCAGAGTGCCGACCTCAGTATGGAAAGGCCAGCTGCACAGGGACA GGTGCCGATGAGTGTGAAGCCTGCATTAATTTTAAGGATGGACCATTCTGTATGTCCTCATGTCCTGCTGGAGTGAATGATGGGCAGAAGGGGCTCATTTTTAAATATCCAAACAGAGAGGGTCTCTGTGAAGCATGTCACCCCAACTGCACACAGGG ATGTTCAGGTCCAGGACTGTCCTACTGTTTTGAAAACGGACTGGCAATTAGTAG TGGTCAGATCACAGGTATAGTTCTAGGTGTCCCAGCGGGTTTGATTTTCTGTCTGGTAGTGTTTTTCCTTGGCCTACTATACCACAGAGGCCTTGCCATCCGCCGCAAGAGAGCCATGAGGAGGTATTTGGAGAGTGGAGAG aGTTTTGAGCCTCTAGGTCCTGGAGAGAAAGGGACGAAGGTTCAAGCTAGGATTTTGCGTCCATCAGACTTGAGAAAAATCAAACCAATTGGTTCAGGAGTGTTTGGCACAGTGCACAAG GGCTTTTGGACTCCAGAAGGTGAATCCGTTAAAATCCCTGTTGCCATTAAGACCATTCATGACTGCACAGGACGTCAAAGTTTTACTCAGATAACTGAC CACATGTTGTCTATGGGAAGCCTGGACCATCCATATGTCATCAGGCTGCTGGGCATTTGTCCAGGGGTTAGCCTACAATTGGTGACTCCATTTAGCTCTCGAGGGTCTCTGCTGGAGCACATCAGGACCAACAAGCACAGGCTAGACCCACAGCGCCTGCTCAACTGGTCTGTGCAAATTGCCAAG GGCATGTATTATCTGGAAGAGCACTGCATGGTCCATAGAAATCTTGCAACGCGTAACATCCTGCTAAAGAGTGACTACCAGGTTCAGATCTCCGATTATGGCGTTGCAGACCTCCTCTATCCAGATGACAAGAAATATGTTTATGTTGACACCAAG ACTCCTATAAAATGGATGGCACTTGAAAGCATCTTGTTCCGGAGATATAGTCATCAAAGCGATGTCTGGAGTTATG GGGTGACAGTGTGGGAGATGATGTCATTTGGGGCGGAGCCATATGCGTCCGTGCCACCTCAGGATGTCCCAGGCCTGCTTGAAAAAGGGGAGCGCCTATCACAGCCTCAGATCTGTACCATAGATGTCTACATGGTTATGGTTAAAT GCTGGATGATTGATGAAAACATTCGTCCCACTTTCAAGGAGCTGGTCAGCGACTTTACACGAATGGCTAGAGACCCATCGAGATACCTTGTCATTAAG GTGTCTGACATTTCAGTTGAGGAGATCCACCACAGAGAGCTAGACCGTGGACGCTTAGATACAGATTTccatgaagaagaggaggatgctTTAGAAGAGGGGTTAGCTACACCTCCATTATATCATTCTCCCTCCTGGAATCATTATCGCTCAAGGCTAAACTCCAACAGG AGTGACATTTCCCAGACTGGACCCACTGGATATCTGCCGATGAATGCTGGTCCCATAGACAGTATCAAACAG CTCTGGAGCCAAAGACCACGTCTAAGCTCTGTACAAACATTGCCTGAAAGGTCCGGGGTCATGGGACATGCTCCAGAAGCAGAAGTATTTGAGGAAAGCTTTTTGGCAAGTGGCTTTCGTAGATCTAGGTTTGGCTCCGAGAGGGGTATCACTTTCAAAACCAAAAATCAGAGCAGGAAGTTGTCCACAGCATCTAGCCCATGTTCATTCCGAGTGTGGACAACAGAAGCAGGAGAAGAGGTAGATCATTATGGTTATGTCCTGCCTGGATCACCTGACCAAACAGAAAGAG tTCATAGAAGTTCTCACCCTGCGaagaaaaattcaaaatctTTTATGAAGAATTTGTCCCCTTTGATGATAAGACAGCCCCAAGAGTATGAAATTATGGGTAAAAAGGCAAGTGCTTCTTCGTGCGGCACTCGGGGCATCACAGCGAAGATTGATGCTCCTCTTGTGGCCCTTGGTTATAAAATGACAACTTTACCATCCCCAACGTCTATTGCGCCATTACTTTTAGAGGACATTACCAGTCACATGGAAACTCCAGTCATCTctgtcacaaacaaaactgtaaatgaGGATTGCACTGGGGCTGCAGCAAAGGCTGAGGTATCTGTACAGCTAAATGTGCTTTATGGAACTACTGGGATTGAAGATGAACAGAAAGAAGCGGCCCAGCAGATTGATAGGTATGAATATCTAGATATAAGGTGTTCTAACTCACTGGAGGAAAATGAGCCCAGTctaaagagcagagagagtgagacatcTTTGGTGGAATCAGCAGAAACTGAAGAAACACGGGAGGAATTAGAGACTCATGTAGACATTACTGCTAATACCAAAGCAGATGTGCCCACAACtggagaagaaaaggaagaggacTATGAGGAGATGACCAGTAGGTCCAATGGGTGGGAACAACCCATGTACCAGAACCTGccagagagggacagagcagTTTCTGAGGAGCTGGGCAATTCCAGGTGTTCAAGGATTGGGGGATACATCAAGGTGTGTGCAGCCATGGGGGAGCCTGAAAGTAACACCTCTTTTGATAATCCAGATTATTGGCACAGCAGACTGTTTCTAAAGACAGATGCTCTCCGCATCTAA
- the esyt1a gene encoding extended synaptotagmin-1, giving the protein MSTTDATAEMASASRPPGERAASALWSFGKYLGALLPVYLAGYYGCSISVVLLVLMIYMGWKHSRLEKVMRLKSAMYLLENEREFTTAKVFRSKRDLPPWVNFPDVEKVEWLNKILQQAWPFIGQYLEKLLVETIAPAIRASSIHLQTLSFTKVNLGDKALKIAGVKAHTEHDKRQVMLDLYVSYAGDVEINVEIKKYFCKAGVKGVQLHGKLRVILEPLIGDVPLVGAITMFFIRRPKLDINWTGLTNLLDIPGLNAMSDTMIMDAIASHLVLPNRLTIPLVSNLLVAQLRSPLPRGVVRIHLLEAENLTAKDTVIKGLIDGKSDPYAVLRVGTQVFTSHHVDSNLNPQWREMFEVIVHEVPGQELEVEVFDKDPDQDDFLGRVKVDLDIVKKARVVDDWFNLRDVPSGSVHLRLEWLSLLSSAERLSEVIQKNQNLTSRTTDPPSAAILAVYLDQAHALPMRKGNKDPSPMVQISVQDTTKESKTCYGTTNPSWEDAFTFFIQDPSKQEIDIQVKDDDSAFSLGSLSIPLSHLLSCPKLTLDQWFQLENSGLASKIYFKMVLRVLWLSDDATPTTPPRPSSSGSGLGPGGISSELNPMGPGGLSKPPSTRPQHATPDSDFGTEGVLRIYLVEAQNLIAKDNFMGGMVKGKSDPYVKIRVAGITFRSHTIKENLNPIWNELYEVILTQLPGQEIQFELFDKDIDQDDFLGRFKLSLRDIISAQCIDTWYTLNDVKSGRVHLVLEWLPRVTDLFRLEPVLQYQSQQSYQNKVVPSSALLFVYVERAHGLPLKKNGKEPKAGAEVILKNVSYKTKIFERSTSPRWDEAFHFLVRDPRDEILTVKLSHSWGQGLGTVTLPLRQVLSEAGLLLDRWFNLDGALPESQILLRVSLKILDTQLALCRKGEGDVTIDEVIPKWDPSHLDLKHRGGLSIAGENGGGATGQVKLTIGYSIEESRLFITIHACRALAPCSKDGADPYVSFVLLPDKKATTKRRTATKKRDLNPEFNERFDFDLSLEESTQRKLDLSVKHNVSFISRERELIGKMQLDLDQIDLKTGVTQWYDLVAEAN; this is encoded by the exons ATGTCGACCACAGATGCTACTGCGGAGATGGCCTCAGCGAGCCGTCCCCCCGGGGAGCGAGCTGCCAGTGCGCTGTGGTCATTTGGTAAATACCTGGGCGCACTACTGCCCGTGTACCTGGCGGGATACTACGGCTGCAGTATCAGCGTGGTCCTGCTTGTGCTCATGATCTACATGGGATGGAAACACAGTCGGCTGGAAAAAGTGATGAGACTGAAATCCGCAATGTACCTACTGGAGAATGAAAGGGAATTCACAACTGCAAAGGTTTTCCGGAGCAAACGGGATTTACCTCCTTGG gTTAATTTTCCAGATGTTGAAAAAGTGGAGTGGCTGAATAag atattaCAACAAGCATGGCCTTTCATCGGGCAGTACCTTGAGAAGTTGTTGGTTGAGACTATTGCTCCAGCTATCCGAGCATCCAGCATTCATTTGCAGACTCTAAGCTTCACCAAGGTCAATCTGGGGGATAAG GCTCTGAAGATTGCTGGTGTAAAGGCTCACACTGAACATGATAAAAGACAAGTTATGTTGGATTTGTATGTGAG CTATGCAGGTGATGTTGAGATCAATGTGGAAATCAAAAAGTACTTCTGTAAGGCTGGTGTGAAAGGAGTTCAG CTCCATGGAAAGCTGCGTGTCATTCTTGAACCTCTAATTGGAGACGTACCACTTGTTGGGGCcattacaatgttttttatcCGCAGACCA AAACTGGACATTAACTGGACGGGATTGACTAACCTCTTGGATATTCCGGGACTGAA TGCCATGTCGGACACAATGATTATGGATGCTATAGCTTCCCACCTGGTACTTCCCAACCGCCTCACGATTCCCCTGGTTTCCAATCTTCTTGTTGCGCAGCTTCGCTCTCCTCTCCCAAGG GGGGTAGTGCGTATTCACTTGCTGGAGGCGGAGAACCTGACAGCAAAGGACACTGTTATTAAAGGGTTAATTGATGGAAAGTCAGACCCTTACGCTGTGCTGCGTGTGGGGACCCAGGTGTTCACATCTCATCATGTGGACAGCAATCTGAATCCACAGTGGAGAGAGATGTTTGAG gTGATTGTCCATGAAGTGCCTGGTCAGGAGTTGGAGGTGGAAGTTTTTGACAAAGACCCAGACCAGGATGACTTCCTGGGCAG GGTTAAAGTGGACCTGGACATTGTAAAAAAGGCCAGGGTTGTGGATGAT TGGTTCAATCTACGGGATGTGCCAAGTGGTAGTGTCCACCTCAGATTGGAGTGGCTTTCTCTGTTGTCCTCTGCTGAGAGACTGAGCGAG GTCATCCAAAAGAACCAGAATTTGACCAGTCGAACCACTGACCCGCCGTCCGCAGCTATTCTTGCTGTCTATCTAGATCAGGCTCATGCTTTACCT ATGAGAAAAGGAAACAAAGACCCAAGTCCTATGGTGCAGATCTCTGTTCAAGACACAACTAAAGAAAGCAAG ACTTGTTATGGGACCACAAATCCTTCATGGGAGGATGCTTTTACATTCTTCATTCAAGATCCTAGCAAACAAGAGATTGACATTCAA GTCAAAGATGATGACAGTGCATTTTCATTGGGCAGTCTGAGTATTCCTTTGAGtcatctcctctcctgtcccaaACTGACTTTGGATCAGTGGTTTCAACTGGAAAATTCAGGCTTGGCAAGCAAGATCTACTTCAAAATGGTGCTAAGG GTTTTGTGGTTGAGTGATGATGCCACTCCTACCACCCCTCCTCGGCCTTCGTCCTCTGGGTCTGGGTTGGGTCCAGGGGGAATATCCTCAGAGCTGAATCCAATGGGACCAGGCGGATTATCCAAACCACCATCAACACGACCACAGCATGCCACGCCTGATTCCGACTTTGGGACAGAG GGAGTGCTACGGATTTATTTGGTGGAGGCACAGAACCTCATTGCTAAGGACAACTTCATGGGGGGCATGGTGAAGGGCAAGAGTGATCCATACGTGAAGATTCGTGTGGCTGGGATCACTTTTAGAAGCCACACCATCAAAGAAAATCTTAACCCCATTTGGAACGAACTCTATGAG GTGATATTGACTCAGTTGCCTGGTCAGGAGATCCAGTTTGAGTTATTTGACAAGGACATTGACCAGGATGACTTTCTTGGAAG GTTTAAACTAAGCCTGCGAGATATCATTAGTGCGCAGTGCATTGACACG TGGTACACTCTAAATGATGTGAAGTCTGGACGTGTTCACCTTGTGCTTGAGTGGTTACCCCGAGTTACAGACTTATTCAGACTGGAACCG GTCTTGCAGTATCAGTCACAGCAGTCCTATCAGAACAAGGTTGTGCCATCGTCTGCCCTCCTGTTCGTTTATGTAGAGCGGGCTCACGGTCTGCCG CTAAAGAAAAATGGGAAGGAGCCAAAAGCTGGGGCTGAGGTTATCCTTAAAAATGTATCTTACAAGACAAAG ATTTTTGAGCGCTCAACTTCTCCACGATGGGATGAAGCGTTTCATTTCCTGGTGCGAGATCCCCGGGATGAAATCCTCACTGTGAAG CTCTCTCACAGCTGGGGCCAGGGTCTTGGCACAGTCACACTTCCGCTCAGACAGGTCCTCTCTGAGGCTGGGTTACTTCTCGATCGTTGGTTCAATCTGGATGGAGCTCTGCCAGAAAGCCAAATACTACTGAGGGTTTCACTTAAG ATCCTTGACACTCAGTTGGCACTGTGTCGTAAGGGGGAGGGTGATGTCACCATTGATGAAGTTATACCCAAATGGGACCCTTCCCATCTTGACCTCAAACACAGGGGCGGTCTTTCCAT tgCTGGTGAAAATGGTGGTGGTGCCACTGGACAAGTGAAGCTTACTATTGGCTACTCCATAGAGGAGAGCAGGCTTTTCATCACTATACATGCTTGCAG GGCCCTGGCTCCCTGCTCAAAGGATGGAGCAGATCCTTATGTTTCCTTCGTCCTTCTGCCCGATAAAAAAGCTACAACTAAAAGACGAACTGCCACAAAGAAGAGAGATTTGAACCCTGAGTTCAATGAGAG ATTTGACTTTGATTTGTCACTGGAGGAGTCTACCCAGAGAAAACTGGACCTTTCTGTGAAGCACAATGTCTCTTTTatcagcagagagagggagctcATCGGCAAG ATGCAACTGGACCTGGACCAAATTGACCTCAAGACTGGTGTGACCCAAtg GTATGACCTGGTGGCAGAAGCCAATTAG
- the pa2g4b gene encoding proliferation-associated protein 2G4b — protein MSGDEDTPEQTIAEDVVVTKYKMGAEIANRALKLVFEAATPGVSVLSLCEKGDAFIMQETGKIFKREKEMKKGIAFPTCVSINNCVCHYSPLKSDPDVILKDGDLVKIDLGVHVDGFISNVAHTFVVGVTKENPLTGRKADVIKAAHLCAEAALRLVKPGNQNTQVTEAWNKISKSFKCSPIEGMLSHQLKQHVIDGEKTIIQNPTDQQKKDHEKAEFEVHEVYAVDVLVSTGEGKAKDGGQRTTVYKRDPNKVYGLKMKTSRAFFSEMERRFDRMPFTLRAFEDEGKAKLGVIECAKHELLQPFTVLQEKEGEFVAQFKFTVLLMANGPLRITNSLYEPELYKSEFDVEDPELKTLLQSSASRKAQKKKKKKASKTVESATGQAAATEEAE, from the exons ATGTCTGGAGACGAGGACACTCCAGAGCAAACCATTGCAGAAGATGTGGTTGTTACCAAGTACAAAATGGGAGCCGAAATAGCTAATC GAGCTCTAAAGCTTGTATTTGAAGCAGCTACACCTGGTGTGTCTGTGTTAAGCCTCTGTGAAAAAGGAGATGCTTTCATCATGCAAGAAACTGGAAAAATCTTTAAGAGGGAAAAGGAAATGAAGAAAG GAATTGCATTTCCAACATGTGTCTCAATAAACAACTGTGTTTGCCATTATTCTCCTCTAAAGAGTGACCCAGATGTCATATTAAAGGATGGAGATCTAGTAAAAAT TGACTTGGGTGTGCATGTCGATGGCTTCATCTCAAATGTGGCACACACCTTTGTTGTTGGAGTTACCAAG GAGAATCCACTGACGGGGAGAAAGGCTGATGTTATCAAAGCTGCACACCTCTGTGCTGAAGCCGCTTTGCGTCTTGTGAAACCAGGAAACCAG AACACTCAGGTTACAGAGGCTTGGAACAAGAtttcaaaatcattcaaatgttcCCCTATAGAGG GCATGCTGTCTCACCAACTAAAGCAACATGTCATTGATGGGGAGAAAACCATCATCCAAAATCCAACTGACCAGCAAAA AAAGGACCATGAAAAAGCTGAGTTTGAGGTACATGAGGTGTATGCAGTTGATGTCCTTGTCAGTACAGGAGAGGGAAAG gCAAAGGATGGGGGACAAAGGACCACAGTTTACAAAAGGGACCCGAACAAGGTGTACGGCTTGAAGATGAAGACCTCCCGCGCTTTCTTCAGTGAAATGGAGAGGCGCTTTGATAGAATGCCATTTACTCTgag AGCCTTTGAGGATGAAGGAAAAGCCAAGTTAGGAGTGATAGAGTGTGCAAAACACGAGTTGTTGCAGCCGTTTACAGTGCTACAAGAGAAAGAAG GTGAATTTGTTGCCCAGTTTAAATTTACTGTGCTGCTCATGGCTAATGGACCACTGCGTATCACGAACAGCCTCTATGAGCCAGAACTCTACAAGTCAGAGTTTGATGTGGAGGATCCAGAGCTCAAG ACTTTGCTGCAAAGTTCAGCTAGCCGGAAGGcacagaagaaaaagaaaaagaag gCTTCAAAAACTGTGGAGAGTGCAACTGGACAAGCAGCAGCGACTGAAGAAGCTGAGTAG